The Podospora pseudopauciseta strain CBS 411.78 chromosome 2 map unlocalized CBS411.78m_2, whole genome shotgun sequence genome has a window encoding:
- a CDS encoding uncharacterized protein (COG:J; EggNog:ENOG503P8XD) has translation MAQGAIKKAPKANPGLTKAKGSGGGAKKVNKPQKAKSGGSADKQKKKFTSGMVAKTELMLGARAGHLELIGKGRDKTKKGPATENKGGSRKFG, from the coding sequence ATGGCGCAAGGAGCCATCAAAAAGGCCCCCAAGGCCAACCCGGGGCTCACCAAAGCCAAGGGCAGCGGCGGTGGAGCGAAAAAGGTCAACAAACCCCAAAAGGCCAAGAGCGGCGGGAGCGCAGAcaagcaaaagaagaagttCACCTCGGGCATGGTGGCCAAGACGGAGCTGATGCTGGGGGCGAGGGCGGGGCATCTGGAGCtgattgggaaggggagggacAAGACGAAGAAGGGGCCTGCGACGGAGAATAAAGGGGGGAGCCGGAAGTTTGGTTAA